Proteins co-encoded in one Gammaproteobacteria bacterium genomic window:
- a CDS encoding TonB-dependent receptor plug domain-containing protein, giving the protein MGPIVITATRVEKNTADTPAAISTIGQDEIQLGTEQLGLDESLGQVPGLFMLNRYNFAQDLRASIRGFGARSSFGIRGIKIIVDGIPETLPDGQGSVDGIDIGSASQISEIRGPVSSLYGNASGGAILIESEQGPAIPFAEI; this is encoded by the coding sequence ATGGGGCCTATCGTGATCACCGCGACCCGGGTAGAAAAAAATACAGCCGATACCCCGGCGGCGATCAGTACGATAGGGCAGGATGAAATTCAACTTGGTACCGAGCAACTCGGCCTCGACGAGTCCCTGGGGCAGGTACCGGGCCTGTTCATGCTCAATCGCTACAATTTTGCCCAGGATTTACGCGCTTCCATCAGGGGATTCGGTGCCCGTTCAAGTTTTGGTATTCGTGGGATCAAGATTATCGTCGATGGAATTCCCGAGACCCTGCCAGACGGGCAGGGATCGGTTGACGGGATCGACATCGGTTCCGCCAGTCAAATCAGCGAGATTCGCGGCCCGGTATCCTCGTTATACGGAAACGCCTCGGGTGGGGCCATTTTAATCGAATCCGAACAGGGACCAGCGATACCGTTCGCAGAGATAC